The sequence cctttgtaatgctccggccacttttcaaaggtgcatgatggccatattccatgatataatagaagattgcatggaggtgttcatggatgacttttcggtcttcggtaacacttttgattcatgccttcttaacttagaaaggatgttggtaaggtgtgagaaatccaatcttgtgctcaactgggaaaagtgccatttcatggtacaagagGGCATAGTCCCCGGGCACAAGATTTATaagaacggtattgaggtggatcccacgaaggtaactgctattaagaaccttccacctcctaccgatgttaagggtgttcggagttttctcgggcatgccagtttttaccggcggttcattaaggatttttccaagATCGCTAACccaatgaacaaactcctcgaaaaggacacaccttggaacttCTTCGACGAGTGTCAAAAGGCATTCggacttcttaaggagaaactcatcaatgcgcctatcataattgctccgaaatGGTCCTTTCCATTTGAGCTTGTGTGTGATGCATCCGATTTTGCTGTTGGAGCTGTCTtgggccaaagggtcgagaaacattttcgacccatctattatgcaagcaagaccttgcaaggaggtcatttgaattacactaccactgaaaatgagctccttgcggtggtcttttcattCGATAAGTTCCGATCCtatttagtcttgtctaagactattgtttttacggaccattctgctatAAAGTACCTCTTCTCGAAACCGGATGCCAAACCTCgattgcttagatggatcttgcttttgcaagaattcgatatcgagatccgggataagaagggtgccaaAAATCTTGCggccgaccacttgtctagactcgagaatccaaatctcaaAGTCTTTCATGAGTCgagtattcatgatgattttcccgacgagtatctcatgaaggtggacaaggtggatgagccatggtacgtggacatAGCTAATTATCTTGTTGGCggattcttggagaaagggtggtcacatcaaaagaggaaaaaattctttagtgaccttaagcactatttctggaaagatccttatctttttcgttgttgtccggaTGGAGTAATTCGAAGGTGCGTTTCTGGTAAGGAATGCATTCGTATTTTCTTGGAATGCCATTGTGGCCCTACGAGTGGGcattttggtccccaaatcacggagAAGAAGGTgcatgaggccggtttttattggtctAGTATTTTTAAGGATGCCCATGCCATTTGTAACTCATGTGACTCTTGTCAATGGGCCGGACAAATCACCAAACGTGACGAAATGCCTCaataaagcatccaagtatgcgaggtgtttgaTGTTTGGGGCATTCATTTTATGGGCCCGTTTCCTAAATCCCATAACTATCTCTACATACTCGTTGCAATCGATtacgtatctaaatgggtggaggcaaaacctctccctactaacgatgcacgagttgtaatcatGTTCTTGATGGGGCTTTTTGCCCGTTTTGGCACTCCGAAAGCCCTCATTAGTGATAGGGGCACTCACTTTTGCAATGCGCAAATGGAAAAGGTTTTGAaatgatatggagtaatccataataTTTCTACCTCATATCACCCGCAAACTAGTGGGCAAGTGGAGAACACCAATCGGTCACTTAAACGAattcttgaaaagaccgttggttcaAATCCTAAGGAATGGTCCAACGAACTTgatgatgcattgtgggcatttcgtaccgcctacaaaactcctatcgGGACCACTCCTTTTCGCTTGGTTTATGGCAAAGCAtatcatctcccgttggagattgagcacaaAGCACATTGGGCTCTTAGGACATGCAATCTTGATTATCATGAGGCGGGTCACCTTAGGTTGACCCAATTGAATGAATTAGATGAGTTGAGGCACGATGCCTCTGAGAACTCACTCATGTATAAGGAAAAGACAAAGAGGTGGCATGACAATCGGATCAAAGGTccgaaagaatttaaggaaggcaaCCGTGTCCTTCTTTATAATTCGCGTTTCAAATTGTCACCGGGGAAGCTTAAGTCCCGTTGGTCGGGACCGTTTGTGGTTAGGAAGGTGTATGTGACaccgcaaatttttttttttatatgtggcggaagcatttatttattaatgacaaaataaacattaactattgttaatacaaccagtgtcacgtgtcattacaaaatacaagtTTATACGGAGAAAACGTATTTACAATATGTTTACAAAATGTCATTGTTTAAACAAGCAGGACCACATCAgggttgactcctgtcaaacataacaccaCCTTGCGCGTCTTCTCCCCAAAAAGCATcacttacaaaagctaacaacctgcagggagaggatggaggggaattagcatgaagctaagtgagtacgactaactacaggcaatagaaTACAGgtaccgtcatactaatcatgtcataaaggctaacacacaaacatcacccaagtgccgtctacaaagACTCTGGCAGCtcgaccaaaccattaaccaccagctaattggactggggcttaccaaaagttcctccaccaccgtgtgtatatatataatccacacgcgacagacgtgtcattcacatatatatacacctcgattgtctaggctaccatatgaggaacccaacccgcaggttgatctctcctactgaggctaccacacaatagggacgcactgggctccagcagacaagcatcaactaacatgcagtcatcacaatatactaactaaccacaacaataagtatatctaactagcatggcaatcataatataacatgctacaatatactatattatccagttagtcccactcatcaaataccag comes from Rutidosis leptorrhynchoides isolate AG116_Rl617_1_P2 chromosome 4, CSIRO_AGI_Rlap_v1, whole genome shotgun sequence and encodes:
- the LOC139842620 gene encoding uncharacterized protein, whose product is MIALKCQFGGEPQEDANEHIRIFLQICGLFKFTNVHDHVIYLKLFPWSLKGEDRVWLNSFPEADCCDLVLNTGLDTFAKVQTFYKGCVISTRITIDQEVGGSLMNKTEEEAYEIIENGQVENTNRSLKRILEKTVGSNPKEWSNELDDALWAFRTAYKTPIGTTPFRLVYGKAYHLPLEIEHKAHWALRTCNLDYHEAGHLRLTQLNELDELRHDASENSLMYKEKTKRWHDNRIKGPKEFKEGNRVLLYNSRFKLSPGKLKSRWSGPFVVRKLGDGLHAWYSSRETVVISRGDGYGDHEFVS